Proteins encoded together in one Marinithermus hydrothermalis DSM 14884 window:
- a CDS encoding LysM peptidoglycan-binding domain-containing M23 family metallopeptidase: MFRDDWLRFIFAGALIGIPLSPLEALPDLSATSTQQNVIVLEPAPRRGVVYHSVAPGESLAALAERYRVSIEEIKTASGLKKDLLYPGQVVRIPIEVKEEREARVPPGVRVYTVRPGDTLEAIAKRFGLSILELVSANPTLPSLDRVVAGTRLLIPTEEKGVLVPLAEGESLPTLAARYGRPVEELARVNGIQSPLELKPGDWVLIPGVMATEVMARLEKQREEERRLAEERRRRLAEQRRREREAHLRQVAYRGSTSAQGFQWPLKSFRITSYYGKRRLRIGGSNFHTGLDMAAPMGTPIYAAKAGRVRVAGWSRVGYGLHVRIDHGGGVETLYGHMSRIVVKPGQQVQQGQLIGYVGSTGWSTGPHLHLEIRINGRTKNPMAYLP; this comes from the coding sequence TTGTTTCGGGATGACTGGCTCCGGTTTATCTTTGCGGGTGCGCTGATCGGTATCCCCTTGTCGCCGCTAGAAGCGCTCCCTGACCTTTCCGCAACCTCGACGCAACAAAACGTGATCGTACTCGAGCCCGCCCCTCGCCGAGGGGTGGTTTATCATTCCGTAGCGCCAGGCGAGAGCCTAGCCGCCCTCGCGGAGCGTTACCGCGTCAGCATCGAAGAGATCAAAACGGCCAGCGGCCTCAAAAAGGACCTTTTGTACCCAGGGCAGGTCGTTCGCATTCCCATCGAGGTGAAGGAGGAGCGCGAGGCCCGCGTGCCTCCAGGGGTCAGGGTGTACACCGTCCGTCCCGGCGACACGCTGGAGGCGATCGCCAAGCGGTTCGGCCTGAGCATCCTCGAGCTGGTCTCGGCGAACCCCACCCTGCCTAGCCTGGACCGCGTGGTGGCCGGTACGCGCTTGTTGATCCCCACGGAAGAGAAGGGGGTGCTGGTGCCGCTCGCGGAGGGAGAGTCGCTCCCCACGCTGGCCGCGCGTTACGGCCGCCCCGTGGAGGAGCTCGCGCGGGTGAACGGGATCCAATCGCCCCTCGAGCTCAAGCCTGGGGACTGGGTCTTGATTCCCGGCGTGATGGCCACCGAGGTGATGGCCCGGCTGGAGAAGCAGCGCGAGGAGGAGCGCCGCCTGGCCGAGGAGCGCCGGCGGCGGCTTGCGGAACAGCGCCGCCGGGAGCGGGAGGCGCACCTAAGGCAGGTAGCCTACCGGGGAAGCACCTCGGCCCAAGGCTTCCAGTGGCCCTTGAAATCGTTCCGTATTACCTCGTACTACGGGAAGCGCCGGCTCCGGATCGGCGGGTCCAACTTCCACACCGGCCTAGACATGGCCGCTCCCATGGGCACCCCGATCTACGCGGCGAAGGCCGGCCGGGTGCGGGTCGCGGGCTGGAGCCGGGTGGGGTACGGCCTGCACGTGCGCATCGATCATGGGGGCGGGGTCGAGACGCTGTACGGGCACATGTCGCGCATCGTGGTGAAGCCCGGCCAGCAGGTGCAGCAGGGGCAGCTCATCGGGTACGTGGGCTCCACCGGGTGGTCCACCGGACCGCACCTGCACCTCGAGATCCGCATCAACGGGCGCACCAAGAACCCCATGGCCTACCTGCCGTGA
- the rho gene encoding transcription termination factor Rho has product MSRKKTPTPTAMNYQELANKILPELHLIAAKVGIDGYKKLRKDELIMAILEHQAQDEGLILAKGYLEISSDGYGFLQEDVYNLDSRSVIVSAGLIKQFQLRSGDYIVGKARPPRENERYGTLIRVEAVNGVDPQAAQKRPKFDELIPQFPDRQIKLETTPDELATRVIDLLAPIGRGQRGLIVAPPKAGKTTLLKKVANAVLQNEPDIKVIVLLIDERPEEVTDFRESVEGAEVIASTFDEPPQNHIRVAEFVHERARRIVEEGGHVMILLDSITRLARANNLVTPPTGRTLSGGLDSAALHFPKRFLGAARNIRGGGSLTILATALVETGSRMDDVIFEEFKGTGNMELHLSRRLEERRIFPAIDILKSGTRREELLLGQEVIHKMWLLRKVLADMDPAEAMEMLLGRLSRTKSNKEFLATLAAK; this is encoded by the coding sequence ATGAGCCGGAAGAAAACCCCCACCCCGACCGCCATGAACTACCAAGAACTCGCGAACAAGATCCTGCCCGAGCTCCACCTGATCGCCGCGAAGGTGGGCATCGACGGGTACAAGAAGCTCCGCAAGGATGAGCTCATCATGGCCATCCTGGAGCACCAAGCGCAGGACGAGGGCCTGATCCTCGCCAAGGGGTACCTCGAGATCAGCTCGGACGGGTACGGCTTCCTCCAGGAGGACGTGTACAACCTGGACTCGCGCAGCGTGATCGTTTCCGCCGGGCTGATCAAGCAGTTCCAGCTGCGCAGCGGGGATTACATCGTGGGTAAGGCCCGCCCCCCGCGGGAGAACGAGCGGTACGGCACCCTGATCCGCGTGGAGGCCGTGAACGGCGTGGACCCGCAGGCCGCGCAGAAACGCCCCAAGTTCGACGAGCTCATCCCGCAGTTCCCCGACCGACAGATCAAGCTCGAGACCACCCCGGACGAGCTCGCTACCCGCGTGATCGACCTGCTCGCTCCGATCGGGCGCGGGCAGCGCGGCTTGATCGTCGCGCCTCCCAAGGCTGGTAAGACCACCCTCCTCAAGAAGGTCGCGAACGCGGTGCTGCAAAACGAGCCCGACATCAAGGTGATCGTGCTGTTGATCGACGAGCGGCCCGAGGAGGTTACGGACTTCCGGGAGTCGGTCGAGGGCGCGGAGGTGATCGCCTCGACCTTCGACGAGCCCCCGCAAAACCACATCCGCGTGGCGGAGTTCGTGCACGAACGCGCCCGCCGGATCGTGGAGGAGGGTGGGCACGTGATGATTTTGCTGGACTCGATCACGCGCCTGGCCCGCGCGAACAACCTGGTCACCCCCCCGACCGGCCGGACCCTCTCGGGTGGGTTGGACTCGGCGGCGCTGCACTTCCCCAAGCGTTTCCTGGGCGCGGCCCGCAACATCCGCGGGGGCGGCAGCCTCACCATCCTCGCCACGGCCCTGGTGGAGACGGGCAGCCGCATGGATGACGTGATCTTCGAGGAGTTCAAGGGCACGGGCAACATGGAGCTTCACCTGAGCCGGCGGCTCGAGGAGCGCCGGATCTTCCCCGCGATCGACATCCTCAAGTCGGGCACCCGCCGGGAGGAGTTGCTGCTCGGGCAGGAGGTCATCCACAAGATGTGGCTGCTCCGCAAGGTCCTCGCGGACATGGACCCGGCCGAGGCGATGGAGATGCTCTTGGGACGGCTTTCCCGCACGAAGAGCAACAAAGAGTTCCTGGCCACACTAGCGGCGAAATAG
- the fsa gene encoding fructose-6-phosphate aldolase has protein sequence MELYLDTAEVTEVREVAEWGVLDGVTTNPTLVAKSGRPFETVIREICEIVRGPVSAEVTATDVEGMIREGRHLAGLNEHVVVKLPTTVEGLKACKALSAEGIKVNMTLIFSANQALLAAKAGAAYVSPFLGRIDDISWEGMEVVREIAEIFALHDLPTKVLAASIRHPRHVTEAALAGADVATMPYKVFKQLLVHPLTDIGLKRFLDDWEKAKQQA, from the coding sequence ATGGAGTTGTACCTGGATACCGCTGAGGTTACTGAGGTCCGTGAGGTCGCCGAGTGGGGCGTGCTGGACGGCGTGACCACGAACCCGACGCTGGTGGCCAAGTCGGGGCGCCCCTTCGAGACGGTGATCCGAGAGATTTGTGAGATCGTGCGAGGACCCGTATCCGCCGAGGTGACCGCGACGGACGTGGAGGGCATGATCCGTGAAGGGCGGCACCTGGCGGGGTTGAATGAGCACGTGGTGGTGAAGCTCCCCACCACGGTGGAGGGCCTCAAGGCCTGTAAGGCTCTTTCCGCTGAGGGGATCAAGGTCAACATGACCCTGATCTTCTCCGCGAACCAGGCCCTTCTCGCCGCTAAAGCTGGCGCGGCGTACGTGAGCCCCTTCCTTGGCCGCATCGACGACATCTCCTGGGAGGGGATGGAGGTGGTGCGGGAGATCGCGGAGATCTTCGCGCTGCACGACCTCCCCACCAAGGTCCTCGCGGCCTCGATCCGGCACCCGCGCCACGTGACCGAAGCGGCGCTGGCCGGGGCGGACGTCGCCACCATGCCCTACAAGGTCTTCAAGCAGCTGTTGGTGCATCCCTTGACGGATATCGGCCTCAAGCGTTTCCTCGACGATTGGGAGAAGGCTAAACAACAAGCATGA
- the ileS gene encoding isoleucine--tRNA ligase, with product MFKEVGDARFPELEEEILAFWRERQIFKKSLEIRKGGPQYTFYEGPPTANGRPGVHHAQARSYKDLFPRYKTMRGYHVPRKAGWDCHGLPVELEVEKKLGLTSKREIEAYGIDRFNQACRESVFTYEQEWRRFTERIAYWVDLDDAYMTMSKEYVESIWWSLGELWKKGLLYRDFKVVPYCPRCSTPLSSHEVALGYKEIADPSIYVRFPLKAPERLGLEGRVSLLVWTTTPWTLPGNTAAAVHPEFTYAAFAVDGEVLILEEGLGRALLGEETPVQRRFTGAELKGLEYEPPYRFETPDKPAWFVVTAEFVTKEDGTGVVHQAPAFGAEDMETARAEGLPVLRTVDEEGKLTVGPWAGTFFRDANKGIIRDLRDRGLLFKREDYLHNYPHCWRCSTPLMYYATESWFIRNTAYKARLKELNRKIRWVPAHIQEGRYGQWLDNLVDWALSRNRYWGTPLPIWVCEACGHEHLVASYAELKERAREDVDPTSPEFDPHRPHVDRITLTCDRCGGMMRRVPYVIDVWYDSGAMPFAQHHYPFEAQEAFQRGFPADFIAEGIDQTRGWFNSLHQLGTMLFDSVAYRNVICHGLVLDEKGQKMSKSKGNVVDPWEIMNTFGADALRWYMYISAPPEADRRFGPSLVREVVRDYFLTLWNVYSFFVTYANLDKPNLTARPALEARPEVDRWLASRVQELIEEVTEALEAYDPTAASRALRNFVVEDLSQWYVRRNRRRFWKNADAADREAAYATLWEALVAVTHLTAPFTPYLAEALYQNLVRSVDADAPESVHLSDWPTADPAKKDEALLRRMRAVLKVVDLARAARARSGVKTRIPLPLLLVTAPTEEERAGLEHFAEEIADELNVKALRVVGPEEAFLTYTVKPNLPKLGPKYGRRVPAIRKVLAELDGQEVARAVREGRGVVLELDGEQIELLPEEVLVEAKAPEGYAALERNGYLAALEVRVDEALYLEGLAREMVRMVQQARKEMDLHVADRIRLYYEVEGRYAEALERFVERLKEETLVVSLEPVVPSGVYRVQVEDEDGRVVFGLRKA from the coding sequence ATGTTCAAGGAAGTAGGCGACGCGCGGTTCCCGGAACTCGAGGAAGAGATCCTCGCCTTCTGGCGCGAACGACAGATCTTCAAGAAAAGCCTAGAGATCCGAAAGGGCGGCCCGCAGTACACCTTCTACGAGGGCCCCCCCACGGCGAACGGGCGGCCCGGCGTGCACCATGCCCAAGCCCGCAGCTACAAGGACCTCTTCCCCCGGTACAAGACCATGCGGGGCTACCACGTGCCCCGCAAGGCCGGGTGGGACTGCCACGGGCTGCCGGTGGAGCTCGAGGTCGAGAAAAAACTCGGCCTCACCTCCAAGCGCGAGATCGAGGCCTACGGCATCGACCGGTTCAACCAAGCCTGCCGCGAGTCGGTCTTCACCTACGAGCAGGAGTGGCGCCGCTTCACGGAACGCATCGCCTACTGGGTGGACCTCGACGACGCGTACATGACCATGTCCAAGGAGTACGTCGAGTCCATCTGGTGGAGCCTCGGGGAACTGTGGAAAAAGGGCCTCCTCTACCGGGACTTCAAGGTGGTGCCCTACTGCCCCCGCTGCAGCACGCCGCTCTCCTCGCACGAGGTGGCCCTCGGGTACAAGGAGATCGCCGACCCCTCCATCTACGTGCGCTTCCCCCTCAAGGCCCCCGAGCGGCTCGGCCTCGAGGGTCGGGTCAGCCTCCTCGTGTGGACCACGACCCCCTGGACCCTCCCCGGGAACACCGCGGCCGCCGTGCACCCCGAGTTCACGTACGCCGCCTTCGCGGTGGATGGGGAGGTCCTGATCCTCGAGGAGGGGCTCGGACGGGCCCTGCTGGGCGAGGAGACCCCGGTGCAGCGGCGCTTTACTGGGGCGGAGCTCAAGGGGCTCGAGTACGAGCCGCCCTACCGGTTCGAGACCCCGGACAAGCCCGCGTGGTTCGTGGTCACGGCCGAGTTCGTCACCAAGGAGGACGGGACCGGCGTCGTGCACCAAGCGCCTGCGTTCGGCGCGGAGGACATGGAGACCGCCCGAGCCGAGGGGCTCCCCGTCCTGCGCACCGTGGACGAGGAAGGCAAGCTCACGGTCGGCCCGTGGGCCGGCACCTTCTTCCGCGACGCGAACAAAGGGATCATCCGTGACCTGCGCGACCGTGGCCTGCTCTTCAAGCGGGAGGATTACCTGCACAACTACCCGCACTGCTGGCGGTGCAGCACCCCGCTGATGTACTACGCGACGGAAAGCTGGTTCATCCGCAACACCGCGTACAAGGCGCGGCTTAAGGAGCTGAACCGAAAGATCCGCTGGGTGCCCGCGCACATCCAGGAGGGCCGGTACGGGCAGTGGCTGGACAACCTGGTGGACTGGGCCTTAAGCCGGAACCGCTACTGGGGGACCCCGCTCCCCATCTGGGTGTGCGAGGCCTGCGGGCACGAGCACCTGGTCGCCTCGTACGCCGAGCTTAAGGAACGCGCCCGCGAGGACGTGGACCCCACGAGTCCCGAGTTCGACCCGCACCGCCCGCACGTGGACCGGATCACCCTCACCTGCGACCGCTGCGGCGGCATGATGCGGCGCGTGCCGTACGTGATCGACGTCTGGTACGACTCCGGCGCGATGCCGTTCGCGCAGCACCACTACCCCTTCGAAGCCCAGGAGGCCTTTCAACGGGGGTTCCCCGCGGACTTCATCGCCGAGGGGATCGACCAGACCCGCGGCTGGTTCAACAGCCTGCACCAGCTCGGCACGATGCTCTTCGACTCCGTCGCGTACCGTAACGTGATCTGTCACGGCCTGGTCCTCGACGAGAAGGGCCAGAAGATGTCCAAGTCGAAGGGCAACGTGGTGGATCCCTGGGAGATCATGAACACCTTCGGCGCGGACGCCCTGCGCTGGTACATGTACATCTCCGCGCCCCCCGAGGCCGATCGCCGCTTCGGGCCCAGCCTGGTGCGCGAGGTGGTGCGCGACTACTTCCTCACGCTCTGGAACGTGTACAGCTTCTTCGTGACTTACGCAAACCTGGACAAGCCCAACCTCACCGCGCGCCCCGCCCTCGAGGCCCGGCCCGAGGTGGACCGCTGGCTCGCAAGCCGCGTGCAGGAACTCATCGAGGAGGTCACGGAGGCCCTCGAGGCCTACGACCCCACCGCGGCCAGCCGGGCGCTCAGGAACTTCGTGGTGGAGGATTTGTCCCAGTGGTACGTGCGACGCAACCGCCGGCGGTTCTGGAAGAACGCGGACGCCGCGGACCGCGAGGCCGCGTACGCCACGCTCTGGGAGGCGCTGGTGGCGGTCACGCACCTCACCGCGCCCTTCACGCCGTACCTGGCGGAGGCGCTGTACCAGAACCTGGTCCGCTCGGTGGACGCCGACGCGCCCGAGTCGGTGCACCTCTCCGACTGGCCGACCGCGGACCCAGCGAAAAAAGACGAGGCGCTGCTCCGGCGGATGCGCGCGGTGTTGAAGGTCGTGGACCTGGCGCGCGCCGCGCGGGCCCGCAGTGGGGTCAAGACCCGTATCCCCCTCCCCCTCCTCCTCGTCACCGCGCCGACCGAGGAGGAACGCGCGGGGCTCGAGCACTTCGCGGAGGAGATCGCGGACGAGCTGAACGTCAAAGCGCTGCGCGTGGTGGGGCCGGAGGAAGCCTTCCTGACCTACACCGTGAAGCCCAACCTCCCCAAGCTGGGGCCCAAGTACGGGCGCCGGGTGCCCGCGATCCGCAAGGTCCTGGCCGAGCTGGACGGCCAGGAGGTAGCCCGGGCGGTTCGGGAGGGGCGCGGCGTCGTCCTGGAGCTCGATGGAGAGCAGATCGAGTTGCTGCCGGAAGAGGTTCTGGTGGAGGCCAAGGCTCCGGAGGGGTACGCGGCCCTCGAGCGGAACGGGTACCTGGCGGCCCTCGAGGTGCGGGTGGACGAGGCGCTGTACCTGGAGGGCCTCGCGCGGGAGATGGTGCGGATGGTGCAGCAGGCCCGTAAGGAGATGGACCTGCACGTCGCGGACCGCATCCGGTTGTACTACGAGGTCGAGGGGCGGTACGCGGAGGCTTTGGAGCGCTTCGTGGAGCGCTTGAAGGAGGAGACGCTCGTGGTCTCTTTGGAGCCTGTGGTGCCGAGCGGGGTGTACCGGGTGCAGGTGGAGGATGAGGACGGCCGGGTGGTCTTTGGGTTGAGGAAGGCGTAG
- a CDS encoding short-chain dehydrogenase: protein MDIRDKTVLILGGYGLVGQAVARELLAYRPRRIVLLSLKQAEAEEAVERLAPYANGTELIPEWGDVFALEAYKDTPRHELLANPRTRREVIRAFLDDLSTVGVERFYLHTLIQRHKPDIIVDAINTATGIAYQNVYREAVLTLQALEEGRLEGEQVERLLTSLYIPQLIRHIQVLYEAMRRHGTRAYFKVGTTGTGGMGLNIPYTHSEERPSRVLLSKSAVAGAHTLLLFLMARTPDGPMTKEVKPAAAIAWKEIGYGPIKRRGHPIPRYDAEPRPLPETLRPHDPSAGAPTGEVLENVYIDTGENGLFSLEEFSALSSAEQMEFITPEEIAKVIVAELQGGNTGHDVIGALDSAAMGPTYRAGMMRHWALERMRALEDQHHVASVAFEMLGPPRLSKLLFEAHLLRKVAGSMQAVREADPVELTRKLNELILLDGDTRSQILSIGLAILLEDGRFIRGPELKVPAAVSGEEVFQVTPERLERWAWEGWVDLRLSNIKTWQQRFERIHQETQAIPEWDTSSRYLRTRQFWDAQQKIQPGKLAGWIFAVEEAGMRLKD from the coding sequence ATGGATATACGCGATAAGACGGTTCTCATCCTAGGCGGATACGGCCTCGTCGGCCAGGCCGTGGCCCGCGAACTGCTGGCCTACCGGCCCAGACGCATCGTCCTGCTCTCCCTAAAACAAGCCGAAGCCGAGGAAGCCGTAGAGCGACTAGCCCCCTACGCCAACGGCACCGAACTCATCCCCGAATGGGGGGATGTCTTCGCGCTCGAAGCGTATAAGGATACACCCCGCCACGAGCTCCTCGCCAACCCCCGAACGCGCCGCGAGGTGATCCGCGCCTTCCTCGACGACCTCAGCACCGTCGGCGTCGAGCGCTTCTACCTCCACACCCTCATCCAGCGCCACAAGCCCGACATCATCGTGGACGCGATCAACACGGCCACCGGCATCGCCTACCAGAACGTCTACCGCGAGGCCGTCCTCACCCTGCAAGCCCTCGAGGAAGGCCGGCTCGAAGGCGAGCAGGTCGAGCGCCTCCTCACCTCCCTCTACATCCCCCAGCTGATCCGACACATCCAGGTGCTCTACGAGGCGATGCGCCGCCACGGGACCCGCGCCTACTTCAAGGTCGGGACCACCGGGACCGGCGGCATGGGCCTCAACATCCCCTACACGCACTCCGAGGAGCGCCCCAGCCGCGTCCTCCTCTCCAAAAGCGCCGTGGCCGGCGCGCACACCCTGCTGCTCTTCCTCATGGCCCGCACCCCGGACGGCCCCATGACCAAAGAGGTCAAGCCCGCCGCGGCCATCGCCTGGAAGGAGATCGGGTACGGGCCCATCAAACGGCGCGGCCACCCCATCCCCCGGTACGACGCCGAGCCCCGCCCCCTCCCCGAAACCCTCCGCCCCCACGACCCCAGCGCCGGCGCGCCCACCGGGGAGGTGCTGGAGAACGTGTACATCGACACCGGCGAGAACGGCCTGTTCAGCCTCGAGGAGTTCTCCGCCCTCAGCTCCGCCGAGCAGATGGAGTTCATCACCCCCGAGGAGATCGCCAAGGTCATCGTCGCTGAACTCCAGGGCGGCAACACCGGACACGACGTGATCGGCGCGCTGGACTCCGCCGCGATGGGCCCCACCTACCGCGCGGGCATGATGCGCCACTGGGCCCTCGAACGCATGCGGGCCCTCGAGGACCAGCACCACGTCGCCTCGGTGGCCTTCGAGATGCTCGGCCCGCCCCGCCTCTCCAAACTCCTCTTCGAAGCGCACCTCCTGCGCAAGGTCGCGGGCTCCATGCAGGCCGTGCGCGAGGCGGACCCCGTCGAGCTCACCCGAAAACTCAACGAGCTGATCCTCCTGGACGGCGACACGCGCAGCCAGATCCTCTCGATCGGGCTCGCGATCCTCCTCGAGGACGGCCGCTTCATCCGCGGCCCCGAGCTCAAGGTGCCCGCCGCGGTCAGCGGCGAGGAGGTGTTCCAGGTCACCCCCGAGCGGCTCGAACGCTGGGCGTGGGAAGGCTGGGTGGACCTCCGGCTGAGCAACATCAAGACCTGGCAGCAGCGGTTCGAACGCATCCACCAGGAAACCCAGGCCATCCCCGAGTGGGACACCTCGAGCCGGTACCTCCGGACGCGGCAGTTCTGGGACGCGCAGCAGAAGATCCAGCCCGGCAAGCTCGCGGGGTGGATCTTCGCCGTGGAAGAGGCGGGCATGCGCCTCAAGGACTAA
- the pdhA gene encoding pyruvate dehydrogenase (acetyl-transferring) E1 component subunit alpha encodes MEIIRFLDDNGKPLKDPPFEAEELIEGYKALRRARFFDEKALILQRQGKLGVFPPIRGQEAAQVGATLALRPTDWAVPSYRESGVALTHGLPLTHLILYWRAHPAGWRFPDEVRLLPFYIPIATQIPQAVGLAHAAQYHGEDWVVAVFIGDGGTSEGDFHEGLNFASVFNAPVLFVVQNNGWAISVPTSRQMKVPHVALRAQGYGIPGVVVDGNDLIAVWHTAREAAHRARNGEGPTLIEAMTYRIAPHTTSDDPKRYRDEKEAEAWLRKEPVKRMQNALKHLGLWDEERERALLEELEAEFQAALEEADRTPEPEPWEIVEHVYAERTPDLDRAWKALGGPA; translated from the coding sequence ATGGAGATCATCCGGTTTCTGGACGACAACGGCAAACCCCTAAAGGACCCGCCGTTCGAAGCGGAGGAGCTCATCGAGGGGTACAAGGCCCTGCGGCGCGCCCGGTTCTTCGACGAGAAGGCCTTGATCCTCCAGCGGCAGGGTAAGCTCGGGGTCTTCCCCCCCATCCGCGGCCAGGAGGCCGCCCAGGTCGGGGCCACCCTAGCCCTGCGCCCCACGGACTGGGCGGTCCCCAGCTACCGGGAAAGCGGCGTCGCGCTCACGCACGGCCTGCCCCTCACCCACCTGATCCTGTACTGGCGGGCGCACCCCGCGGGGTGGCGTTTCCCCGACGAGGTGCGGCTCCTACCCTTCTACATCCCCATCGCGACCCAGATCCCCCAAGCCGTCGGGCTGGCGCACGCCGCCCAGTACCACGGCGAGGACTGGGTGGTCGCGGTCTTCATCGGGGACGGCGGAACCTCCGAGGGCGACTTCCACGAAGGCCTGAACTTCGCGAGCGTCTTCAACGCCCCCGTCCTCTTCGTGGTGCAGAACAACGGGTGGGCCATCAGCGTGCCCACCTCCCGCCAGATGAAGGTCCCCCACGTCGCCCTTCGGGCGCAAGGGTACGGCATCCCCGGCGTGGTCGTGGACGGAAACGACCTCATCGCGGTCTGGCACACCGCCCGCGAGGCCGCCCACCGCGCCCGCAACGGCGAAGGCCCCACCCTGATCGAAGCCATGACCTACCGCATCGCGCCGCACACCACCTCCGACGACCCCAAACGCTACCGCGACGAGAAAGAGGCCGAGGCCTGGCTTCGCAAAGAACCCGTCAAGCGCATGCAGAACGCGCTCAAGCACCTGGGCCTGTGGGACGAGGAACGGGAGCGCGCGCTCCTCGAGGAACTCGAGGCCGAGTTCCAGGCCGCCCTCGAGGAGGCCGACCGCACCCCGGAACCCGAGCCCTGGGAGATCGTCGAGCACGTGTACGCCGAACGGACCCCCGACCTGGATCGGGCCTGGAAGGCGCTGGGAGGTCCGGCATGA
- a CDS encoding alpha-ketoacid dehydrogenase subunit beta, whose product MSTKTQPATRTLNLVQAVNEALDLALEQDPRVLVFGEDVGRMGGVFRATDNLQAKHGEHRVFDTPLAESGIVGFGIGLALAGLRPVAEIQFAGFLYPALDQILSHLGRMRHRTRGRYSIPMVIRAPYGGGVHTPEQHADSPEAILAHVPGVKVVIPSSPERAKGLLLAAIEDPDPVFFLEAIKLYRSVKAEVPQGYYTLPLGKARVVREGQDASLFCYGGMVEVCLKAAEVAAREGVALEVVDLETLVPLDTQTIVESVAKTGRAVVVYEAMRTQGFGAEVAARLAEEAVDYLEAPVVRVAGWDAPYPPFSAVEHHYRPDARRVLEAVRHVLTY is encoded by the coding sequence ATGAGCACGAAAACCCAGCCCGCGACCCGCACGCTCAACCTGGTGCAGGCCGTCAACGAGGCGCTCGACCTGGCCCTGGAGCAGGATCCCCGCGTCCTCGTGTTCGGCGAGGACGTGGGCCGCATGGGCGGCGTCTTCCGCGCCACGGACAACCTGCAGGCCAAGCACGGCGAGCACCGGGTCTTCGACACCCCCCTCGCGGAGTCCGGCATCGTGGGGTTCGGGATCGGGCTGGCCCTCGCGGGCCTCCGGCCCGTCGCGGAGATCCAGTTCGCCGGGTTCCTCTACCCGGCCCTCGACCAGATCCTCTCGCACCTCGGGCGGATGCGGCACCGCACCCGCGGCCGGTACTCGATCCCCATGGTGATCCGCGCGCCGTACGGGGGCGGGGTGCACACCCCCGAACAGCACGCGGACAGCCCCGAAGCCATCCTCGCGCACGTGCCCGGGGTGAAGGTGGTGATCCCCTCCAGCCCCGAACGCGCCAAAGGCCTCCTGCTCGCCGCGATCGAGGACCCGGACCCGGTATTCTTCCTCGAGGCGATCAAACTGTACCGCTCGGTGAAGGCCGAGGTGCCCCAAGGGTACTACACCCTTCCCCTCGGCAAGGCCCGGGTGGTGCGCGAAGGCCAGGACGCTAGCCTCTTCTGCTACGGCGGCATGGTCGAGGTGTGCCTCAAGGCCGCCGAGGTCGCCGCCCGCGAAGGCGTGGCGCTCGAGGTCGTGGATCTCGAGACCCTGGTGCCGCTCGACACCCAGACGATCGTGGAGTCCGTCGCGAAGACCGGGCGGGCCGTCGTGGTGTACGAAGCCATGCGCACCCAGGGGTTCGGGGCCGAGGTGGCCGCGCGGCTCGCGGAGGAGGCGGTGGATTACCTCGAGGCCCCGGTGGTGCGCGTCGCGGGATGGGACGCGCCCTACCCGCCGTTCAGCGCGGTGGAGCACCACTACCGCCCGGACGCGCGGCGCGTGCTGGAGGCGGTGCGGCACGTCCTGACCTACTGA
- a CDS encoding site-2 protease family protein: protein MLIDLLRTDPLAFVLIAVALTFSLVLHELGHALAALWAGDDTARRAGRLTLNPLAHLDPMGTLLLLFAGLGWAKPVPIYPPNFRRYRTGLFVVSIAGIVINLTLALGFALLLRAVFQTDPEAVARALLYREITGGAGLVALTSFYAGLINLILALFNLLPIPPLDGSKILQSLLPLRWHALLWRLERYSLVSFVLILADLQLNGPVSRFLGWAQRSFIVWTLG, encoded by the coding sequence ATGCTGATCGACCTGTTGCGTACCGACCCGTTGGCCTTCGTGCTGATCGCGGTGGCGTTGACTTTTTCGCTGGTGCTGCACGAGCTCGGGCACGCCCTGGCCGCGCTCTGGGCGGGGGACGACACCGCGCGCCGGGCGGGGCGTTTGACCCTGAACCCCTTGGCGCACCTGGACCCCATGGGCACGCTGTTGCTGTTGTTCGCCGGGCTGGGGTGGGCCAAGCCCGTGCCGATCTACCCTCCGAACTTTCGGCGGTACCGCACGGGGTTGTTCGTGGTCTCCATCGCGGGCATCGTGATCAACCTCACGCTGGCCCTGGGGTTCGCCCTCTTGCTGCGCGCGGTGTTTCAAACCGATCCGGAGGCGGTCGCGCGGGCGCTGCTGTACCGCGAGATCACCGGCGGGGCGGGGCTCGTGGCCCTGACGAGTTTCTACGCTGGCTTGATCAACCTGATCCTCGCCCTCTTTAACCTCCTGCCGATCCCGCCCCTGGACGGCTCGAAGATCCTCCAGTCCCTCCTGCCCTTGCGCTGGCACGCCCTGCTCTGGCGGCTCGAGCGCTACAGCCTGGTGAGTTTCGTGCTGATCCTGGCCGACCTTCAGCTCAACGGTCCCGTCAGCCGGTTTCTGGGCTGGGCGCAGCGGAGTTTTATTGTTTGGACGCTCGGTTAA